A single window of Thalassoroseus pseudoceratinae DNA harbors:
- a CDS encoding sulfatase-like hydrolase/transferase encodes MKLWTQFRSSGRFQPSRITVVFFLLIVVAPILSLVGGSHVYSAERVRVPNIVLIMADDLGIECLPSYGGTDYETPFLDVMALTGMRFTHAYSQPLCSPTRLELMTGRDNHRNWQSFGILTQGEKTFGHLMSNAGFKTCLAGKWQLTSYDPPEFPGSGRRRGTGTHPKDAGFDEYSLFHAEETEDKGSRYANPTFLRNGKLHREVAGAYGEDLTVEFILDFMKRHRDEPQFVYYPMALPHWPMVPTPHSKVWNDSNRRLEEATDYFPDMVAYMDHTIKTLVHGIEELGLREQTLVLFYSDNGTDRRIQSKFRGQTIPGGKGAVTQNGIRVPLIAWWPGTIESGVCDDLIDPSDFLPTLAELAKTEIPTNWQTDGVSFAPQLFGEKGSPREWAFFWYDPRPGWDKEKFSRHVFALDQRYKLFSDGRLFDIRGTGFREVAVNTTQLTDEQRAAQTKLQAAIDQMMQPPLSPRVHEEVDAFGEPVKAR; translated from the coding sequence ATGAAACTCTGGACACAATTCCGCTCATCAGGACGGTTTCAGCCGTCACGCATCACCGTGGTGTTTTTTCTTTTGATTGTGGTGGCACCGATCTTGTCGCTAGTCGGTGGCAGTCATGTTTACAGTGCGGAGCGTGTGCGTGTTCCCAATATTGTCCTCATCATGGCAGATGATTTGGGTATCGAATGCTTGCCAAGTTACGGGGGGACAGATTACGAAACGCCGTTTTTAGATGTCATGGCTCTCACTGGGATGCGGTTCACACATGCGTATTCGCAACCGTTGTGTTCGCCCACGCGGTTGGAATTGATGACTGGTCGGGATAACCACCGCAATTGGCAGTCGTTCGGGATTCTCACGCAAGGCGAGAAAACATTTGGGCATTTGATGAGCAATGCAGGATTCAAGACCTGCCTCGCTGGGAAATGGCAATTGACGAGTTACGACCCGCCGGAGTTTCCAGGCTCAGGGCGACGTCGCGGTACCGGGACACATCCCAAAGACGCGGGCTTCGATGAGTATTCGCTTTTCCATGCTGAGGAGACGGAAGACAAGGGCTCTCGATATGCTAATCCAACGTTCTTGCGGAACGGCAAACTTCATCGTGAGGTTGCGGGAGCATATGGGGAAGACCTGACTGTGGAGTTCATCTTGGACTTCATGAAACGACACCGTGACGAGCCGCAGTTTGTTTACTACCCGATGGCGTTGCCGCACTGGCCAATGGTGCCTACGCCGCACTCAAAAGTGTGGAACGATTCCAACCGGCGACTCGAAGAGGCGACCGACTATTTTCCCGATATGGTCGCGTATATGGACCATACGATTAAAACGCTCGTGCACGGCATCGAAGAACTGGGATTGCGAGAACAAACCTTAGTTCTGTTCTACTCCGACAACGGCACCGATCGGCGGATTCAATCGAAGTTTCGTGGTCAGACGATTCCTGGTGGAAAGGGAGCCGTAACACAGAACGGGATTCGTGTCCCGTTGATCGCGTGGTGGCCGGGAACAATTGAAAGCGGTGTGTGCGATGATTTAATCGATCCGTCAGACTTTCTCCCGACTCTCGCGGAACTCGCAAAAACCGAAATCCCGACGAATTGGCAGACCGATGGAGTGAGTTTCGCCCCGCAGTTGTTTGGTGAGAAAGGATCGCCACGCGAGTGGGCGTTCTTCTGGTATGATCCGCGACCGGGTTGGGACAAAGAGAAGTTTTCGCGGCACGTCTTTGCATTGGATCAGCGATACAAGCTATTCTCCGACGGTCGACTGTTCGACATTCGTGGTACAGGTTTCCGTGAGGTTGCGGTCAACACCACACAACTTACCGACGAGCAACGTGCCGCCCAAACGAAGTTGCAAGCAGCGATTGATCAAATGATGCAACCGCCGCTTTCACCTCGTGTCCATGAGGAAGTCGATGCGTTTGGCGAACCGGTGAAAGCTCGTTAA
- a CDS encoding tetratricopeptide repeat protein: MIRKFFKLHRFGVLNLLLVTMIAPASWAGEHIDLDPAAARKTAVALNYCRASFHRLQRTPSKRVLLEEQEKVLNNLNLNGIADAEVIRLYTAVLGEISEVQIAEQERQVIQTAHRRAVMRDISLAAFGLSTQLATAQYQSALQTGARSWWDYRSHTHDRELQLWRIEKERLQAVADKSFLFLDTFWKLARKRNIPDHWLVRGNDLDQLAEAINEERPEVRLRILGRMERFMECFPPYYYYVGRTQQELGQWTAAAETYQQLASFGDDNFRRDEMLAAALCNQAMIQEYLEIACAPDTARAALRQATDAWEVNLQCGMLLARQGETNAAEDAILRNLDVGLESSQSRTALLSVYSNAKDTTKLAKQLSHPETVEAASVPILLGAIGTLGTGQVPKSATVHLTSSLRARFERRFGLDDLVIEASRDWKLDQARMAVRIGDKLLTRPMLAVTNDGFQARFSRVAETGTPIQTGESPDQPMSLVLQFPQVGEMTVYLEELSGETVRTLHRHEQRRFADRLWPSERSWRVTAIDHKGARTLFPTATAGRWDSIPIAGAPQSQPVYRRSAKPVRFEIAAPLPDEIVIEAKPFKNNEELPVVRPY, encoded by the coding sequence ATGATTCGCAAGTTTTTCAAGCTCCATCGATTTGGTGTTCTCAACCTTCTTCTGGTGACGATGATCGCACCAGCAAGTTGGGCGGGTGAGCATATCGATCTTGATCCAGCAGCCGCCCGAAAAACGGCGGTGGCACTCAATTACTGTCGTGCCTCGTTTCACCGCCTACAACGGACGCCGTCCAAGCGAGTGTTGCTCGAGGAGCAGGAAAAGGTTCTCAATAACCTGAACCTCAACGGTATTGCCGACGCGGAAGTGATTCGGCTCTACACGGCGGTGCTCGGTGAGATTTCCGAGGTGCAGATTGCCGAGCAGGAACGGCAGGTCATCCAAACCGCTCATCGCCGGGCTGTCATGCGGGACATTTCGCTCGCAGCCTTCGGACTAAGCACGCAACTCGCGACGGCTCAATATCAGTCGGCCCTTCAGACCGGTGCCCGCAGTTGGTGGGACTACCGGTCCCACACGCACGATCGGGAATTGCAACTCTGGCGGATCGAAAAAGAACGTTTGCAAGCCGTCGCCGACAAGTCGTTTCTGTTTCTCGATACCTTCTGGAAACTCGCCCGCAAACGGAACATCCCTGACCATTGGCTTGTGCGTGGCAACGATCTTGACCAACTCGCCGAAGCCATCAACGAGGAGCGACCGGAGGTGCGGTTGCGAATCCTGGGGCGGATGGAACGCTTTATGGAGTGTTTTCCACCGTACTACTATTACGTCGGACGCACTCAACAGGAACTTGGGCAATGGACGGCCGCCGCGGAAACCTATCAGCAATTGGCGTCGTTCGGTGACGATAATTTCCGACGAGACGAAATGCTGGCGGCGGCGTTGTGCAATCAGGCGATGATTCAGGAATATCTCGAGATCGCGTGTGCCCCTGATACCGCGCGGGCGGCCCTGCGACAAGCGACCGACGCTTGGGAAGTCAACCTGCAATGTGGCATGTTGCTCGCTCGGCAAGGCGAGACCAATGCGGCGGAAGACGCAATTTTGCGAAACTTGGATGTCGGCTTGGAATCGTCGCAAAGCCGGACGGCTTTGTTGTCCGTGTACTCCAACGCGAAGGACACCACCAAGCTCGCCAAGCAACTCAGTCACCCTGAAACGGTCGAAGCCGCTTCGGTGCCGATTCTGCTCGGGGCGATTGGAACACTGGGAACGGGTCAGGTTCCCAAGTCAGCGACGGTTCATCTCACGTCGTCGTTGCGGGCTCGGTTCGAACGACGGTTCGGGTTGGACGACTTGGTCATCGAAGCCTCACGTGATTGGAAACTCGATCAGGCCCGGATGGCTGTCCGCATCGGCGATAAATTGTTGACTCGTCCGATGTTGGCTGTGACGAACGACGGCTTCCAAGCCCGTTTCTCGCGAGTCGCGGAAACAGGGACGCCGATTCAAACCGGAGAATCACCGGATCAGCCCATGTCTTTGGTGCTTCAGTTTCCGCAGGTCGGGGAAATGACGGTGTACCTGGAGGAACTCTCCGGCGAAACCGTCCGCACGCTGCACCGTCATGAACAACGTCGGTTTGCGGATCGACTATGGCCCAGCGAACGGTCCTGGCGTGTGACCGCAATCGATCACAAAGGCGCTCGCACATTGTTCCCGACCGCGACGGCAGGACGATGGGATTCCATTCCGATTGCCGGAGCACCGCAGTCGCAGCCGGTTTATCGTCGAAGCGCGAAGCCCGTGCGATTTGAAATCGCGGCACCGCTCCCGGATGAAATCGTCATCGAAGCCAAACCATTCAAGAACAACGAAGAGTTGCCAGTCGTGCGACCGTACTAG
- a CDS encoding threonine/serine exporter family protein, with the protein MTKHLILELAKSLHASGSPAYELDDRMELVAAALEQPATFFSTPTALFATFDDEPQGTRLLRVYPGDTNLGMYAELYALQQSILDRSITVEEAWSQLQEIRSLPNSYSSAFQLTSYGIAGGCVAVLVGGNATVVVSASVVGLIVGALVLGLSYLKYPTHLINVIAGFVSGTVTCAVQVWLAPGNYELTALSALIVLVPGLHLTISINELATHNLASGSARIAGAMTTLLTLVFGVYMGSGFIAGLQPIPASVAPQTPSLLASAGVMIPVGLSFAVLFRTRYRDILWLLISTLIGYGTLRIVGEFLRPFAAVSIASVVAGVTSRLLSQRLQLPAAVMLMPALILLVPGSLGFTGVAHFMLHEDIPAGVRLLSTMFLTAVAIVAGQLVSDVIFPPHDRYDKRNLSTDVKTMEHQSTRKKP; encoded by the coding sequence GTGACGAAGCATTTGATTCTTGAACTCGCCAAAAGCCTTCATGCCAGCGGGTCGCCAGCATATGAGTTGGATGATCGTATGGAACTAGTCGCCGCAGCGCTCGAACAGCCGGCGACATTCTTTTCAACTCCGACAGCACTTTTTGCCACGTTCGATGACGAACCCCAAGGGACAAGGTTGCTTCGCGTCTACCCTGGTGACACCAACCTTGGGATGTACGCTGAACTCTATGCACTCCAACAGTCAATATTAGATCGGAGTATCACCGTTGAAGAAGCATGGAGTCAGCTGCAAGAAATTCGGTCACTGCCCAATAGCTACTCGTCCGCGTTTCAACTGACTTCGTATGGTATTGCCGGTGGGTGCGTCGCTGTGCTGGTCGGTGGCAATGCGACCGTTGTCGTGTCTGCGTCTGTTGTCGGCCTAATCGTCGGTGCCCTAGTACTAGGATTGTCGTATCTCAAATATCCGACACACCTCATCAATGTCATTGCTGGGTTTGTATCTGGTACGGTCACGTGTGCGGTGCAGGTTTGGTTAGCACCTGGCAACTACGAACTCACAGCATTGTCAGCTTTGATCGTGCTTGTACCGGGCCTGCACCTGACAATTAGTATCAACGAACTAGCAACACACAATCTTGCATCAGGTTCAGCTCGGATCGCTGGTGCCATGACGACGCTTCTGACGCTAGTGTTTGGCGTCTATATGGGCTCCGGATTCATTGCCGGGTTACAGCCAATACCAGCTTCTGTTGCCCCTCAAACACCATCATTGCTGGCGTCGGCCGGAGTCATGATTCCTGTCGGCCTATCTTTTGCAGTGCTATTCCGGACGCGATATCGTGACATTCTGTGGCTCTTGATTTCCACGCTGATCGGATACGGGACGTTGCGTATTGTGGGCGAGTTTTTGCGTCCGTTCGCGGCGGTTTCGATCGCTTCGGTTGTCGCTGGTGTGACGAGTCGGTTACTTTCGCAACGATTGCAACTGCCTGCCGCAGTCATGCTGATGCCGGCTCTAATTTTGCTAGTTCCAGGAAGTCTCGGCTTCACGGGCGTCGCTCACTTTATGCTACACGAAGACATTCCCGCTGGTGTTCGATTGCTTTCCACAATGTTCCTCACGGCAGTAGCAATTGTAGCGGGCCAGCTCGTGTCTGATGTGATATTCCCACCGCACGACCGCTATGACAAACGGAATCTCTCCACCGATGTTAAAACGATGGAGCATCAAAGCACTCGGAAGAAACCGTGA
- a CDS encoding sulfatase family protein, protein MFCIFAEPNFTFAANAAEPPKPNVVVIFCDDLGYGDLGCFGHPTIRTPNLDRMAAEGMKLTQFYSASPVCTPSRAALMTGRLPARNGMCSNKRRVLFPNSGGGIPANEVTFAEALKDVGYATACVGKWHLGHLPQFLPTNNGFDTYFGIPYSNDMDRLNDVGPRGRAAFWDPKVEYWNVPLMRDLEIIERPADQNTITKRYTDEAVKFIKSHQDGPFFVYLAHSMMHVPLFRSREFADTSLRGLYGDAMEEIDWSVGQVLDTLRETGLADNTLVWFCSDNGPWLVFDTHGGSAGLLREGKGTTWEGGMREPTLAWWPEHIPAGSVSMELGSTMDIYTTSLKLAGADVPTDRVVDGVDLSPVLVGNGPSPRKAVFYYRGYQLMAVRMGPWKAHFVTHGSYGSEPRQAKKHDPPILYHLDHDPSEKYPIQNEHPDVIDKIKKLVLEHQSQMQPAPSQLEIPLGKTK, encoded by the coding sequence ATGTTTTGCATATTCGCCGAGCCAAACTTCACTTTCGCCGCAAACGCAGCCGAACCACCCAAGCCAAATGTCGTGGTGATTTTCTGCGACGATTTGGGCTACGGTGATCTCGGTTGCTTTGGCCATCCAACGATTCGTACGCCGAATCTCGATCGTATGGCAGCCGAGGGGATGAAGCTCACGCAGTTCTATTCGGCCTCTCCCGTGTGTACGCCAAGCCGGGCGGCTTTGATGACTGGGCGACTTCCGGCTCGAAACGGAATGTGCAGCAACAAACGCCGAGTTTTGTTCCCGAATTCTGGTGGTGGTATCCCGGCAAATGAAGTCACGTTCGCTGAGGCTCTCAAGGACGTTGGCTATGCAACGGCGTGTGTGGGGAAGTGGCATCTCGGACATCTTCCGCAATTTCTCCCGACGAACAACGGTTTCGATACCTACTTCGGGATTCCTTATTCAAACGACATGGATCGGCTGAACGATGTCGGTCCAAGAGGCCGAGCGGCCTTCTGGGATCCCAAAGTTGAATACTGGAATGTGCCGTTGATGCGGGATCTGGAAATCATCGAACGCCCCGCCGATCAAAACACCATCACCAAACGTTACACCGATGAGGCAGTCAAGTTCATCAAGTCGCATCAAGACGGACCGTTCTTCGTCTATTTGGCACATTCCATGATGCACGTCCCGCTATTCCGATCCAGGGAATTTGCGGACACCAGTTTGCGAGGTCTCTATGGCGATGCGATGGAAGAAATTGACTGGTCCGTTGGGCAAGTGTTAGACACACTCCGCGAAACCGGGTTGGCAGACAACACACTCGTTTGGTTCTGTAGCGACAATGGACCGTGGCTGGTCTTCGACACGCACGGCGGGTCGGCGGGGCTACTCCGCGAGGGGAAAGGCACCACCTGGGAAGGCGGCATGCGGGAACCGACACTAGCCTGGTGGCCAGAACACATTCCCGCCGGTTCCGTCAGCATGGAACTTGGTTCGACCATGGATATCTATACAACGTCCCTAAAACTAGCAGGTGCCGACGTCCCAACGGATCGCGTGGTAGACGGCGTCGACTTGTCGCCCGTGCTCGTCGGTAATGGACCAAGCCCGAGGAAAGCCGTATTCTACTATCGAGGCTATCAACTCATGGCGGTGCGGATGGGACCTTGGAAAGCTCACTTTGTCACTCATGGATCCTATGGCTCCGAACCACGACAAGCCAAAAAACACGACCCACCAATTCTCTATCACCTTGACCATGACCCGAGTGAAAAATATCCGATTCAAAACGAGCATCCGGATGTGATCGACAAAATCAAAAAACTCGTGTTGGAACACCAATCCCAAATGCAGCCAGCACCATCACAACTAGAGATCCCACTCGGGAAAACCAAATAG
- a CDS encoding DUF262 domain-containing protein, translating to MKKWNIHRTQYKVSDFVNWQRNDELNLSPSFQRRSVWPRGAKSYLVDSILKGLPIPPIILRDLPADVRTFKAVREVVDGQQRIRTILSYVAPQTLNDYEAKGDFFKLSRTHTPEFSGKTFLELPDKMQQQILDYQFMVHLFPSETDDRDILEIFARMNATGVKLNNQELRNAQYFGEFKTRAFVLAAEHLDLWRNWKTFSESAIARMAEVEFVSELMIFIMDGVTSNEKKVIDRYYEDYDEEFPEQEEVISRLRWILDNLRARLPKEGSEITSSKTILYAIFAAVYSDAFGIESTLRRKKPTAIRKSRWNDLVEKASQITAGTAPSDVLLASERRVSQANSRRTTIDYIAS from the coding sequence ATGAAAAAATGGAACATTCACCGGACCCAATACAAAGTAAGCGATTTTGTAAACTGGCAGAGAAACGATGAGCTAAACTTGAGTCCGAGTTTTCAGAGACGTTCAGTATGGCCAAGAGGAGCCAAATCCTATCTGGTGGATAGTATTCTAAAAGGACTTCCAATACCACCAATTATTTTACGTGACCTACCTGCAGATGTACGTACGTTCAAGGCAGTGCGTGAAGTCGTAGACGGCCAGCAACGGATTCGAACGATTTTATCCTACGTTGCCCCACAAACCTTGAACGACTATGAAGCGAAAGGAGACTTCTTCAAACTTAGCCGAACGCACACCCCTGAGTTTTCTGGGAAGACATTCCTCGAATTGCCGGACAAAATGCAGCAGCAAATACTAGACTACCAATTCATGGTGCACCTATTCCCCTCGGAAACGGATGACAGGGATATCTTAGAAATATTCGCACGAATGAATGCAACAGGTGTCAAGCTCAATAATCAAGAGCTTCGCAACGCACAATACTTTGGCGAATTCAAGACCCGCGCGTTCGTGCTGGCTGCAGAACATCTTGACCTATGGCGAAACTGGAAAACGTTCTCAGAATCTGCAATAGCAAGGATGGCCGAAGTTGAATTTGTAAGCGAGCTCATGATTTTCATCATGGATGGTGTAACTAGTAACGAAAAGAAGGTTATTGATCGCTACTACGAGGATTATGACGAGGAGTTTCCCGAGCAGGAAGAAGTTATTAGCAGGTTGCGATGGATCTTGGACAACCTGCGTGCACGACTTCCCAAGGAAGGTTCAGAAATAACAAGTTCAAAGACAATCCTCTACGCAATCTTTGCTGCAGTTTACAGTGATGCTTTTGGAATAGAATCGACATTGCGCCGTAAAAAGCCAACTGCGATAAGGAAATCTAGATGGAATGATCTTGTCGAAAAGGCATCTCAAATCACAGCTGGAACTGCTCCAAGTGATGTCTTGCTAGCATCAGAGAGAAGAGTTTCTCAGGCAAATTCCCGTAGAACAACGATTGACTACATCGCCTCTTAA
- a CDS encoding DinB family protein gives MTRNELIDQYLAGPEMLVNAIEGMNAEQLNQSPIPGQWSTQQIVCHIADFEPIYADRMKRVIAEDNPTFFGGDPDVFAAGLAYSHRTIQNELQLINATREQIATILRTLSPSDFQRIGTHSEDGPLSLEKLLQNITNHIPHHCRFIKAKREAMRL, from the coding sequence ATGACTCGTAATGAACTAATCGATCAATACCTAGCAGGCCCAGAAATGCTAGTCAATGCGATTGAGGGTATGAACGCAGAGCAGCTCAATCAGTCACCAATTCCGGGGCAATGGTCAACTCAACAAATTGTCTGCCATATTGCCGACTTTGAACCAATCTATGCAGACCGAATGAAGCGTGTTATCGCAGAAGACAATCCGACCTTTTTCGGAGGTGATCCTGATGTGTTCGCCGCTGGACTAGCGTATTCCCACCGCACCATTCAGAACGAGCTTCAGCTAATCAACGCGACTAGAGAACAGATCGCGACGATCCTACGCACGCTTTCGCCGTCCGATTTCCAGCGAATTGGAACTCATTCCGAAGACGGCCCATTGTCCCTTGAGAAACTACTGCAAAATATCACAAACCACATTCCCCATCACTGCCGTTTCATCAAAGCGAAACGTGAAGCAATGCGTCTCTGA
- a CDS encoding phosphatase PAP2 family protein has translation MLLLLATIQTVFYMTMNHVQWFPTHKLPLTAIDEWIPFWPWTVIPYFVLLLGGVIPVLLARRNETIRRAILAYGICVAIVLPIFLFFPTLCRRPDLMTLPDRWDGQLFRWLAAMDSPACAFPSLHIVLPTICCWIALAERHRYAIPFCVAGVVLSASILTTKQHSIWDWCGGLLIACFALWLSGYIIRRRKNHSATASKTQATTSSQVPGTAS, from the coding sequence GTGCTGTTGCTGCTAGCAACGATTCAGACGGTCTTCTATATGACCATGAACCATGTTCAATGGTTCCCGACACATAAGTTGCCGCTGACTGCGATCGACGAATGGATTCCATTTTGGCCATGGACGGTCATTCCCTATTTTGTGTTGCTGCTCGGCGGAGTGATTCCCGTTCTGCTTGCACGACGCAATGAAACCATTCGCCGGGCGATTTTGGCGTATGGAATTTGCGTCGCGATCGTCCTGCCAATCTTTCTGTTCTTCCCAACACTTTGTCGCCGACCGGACTTGATGACGTTGCCGGATCGTTGGGATGGCCAACTCTTTCGATGGCTCGCTGCAATGGACTCGCCCGCCTGTGCGTTTCCGTCATTGCACATCGTGTTGCCAACAATCTGCTGTTGGATTGCACTTGCCGAACGTCATCGATACGCCATCCCGTTTTGCGTGGCCGGCGTGGTGTTGTCTGCATCCATCCTGACGACCAAACAACACTCGATCTGGGATTGGTGCGGTGGACTGCTGATTGCCTGTTTCGCGTTGTGGCTCTCCGGCTACATCATTCGGCGACGGAAGAATCACTCGGCAACCGCTTCGAAGACTCAGGCGACTACGTCGAGCCAAGTTCCTGGGACCGCTTCGTAG
- the proC gene encoding pyrroline-5-carboxylate reductase, which yields MTNTHRVGFIGTGRMATSLAAGLRSAGLVDASSLFGTDVVAAAAAEFQKQTDGQIVDSVADLAAKSDVVFLSVKPQHMGGVLDGLSDSLTDSHLVVSIAAGVPLQTMTTHLGEQRRLVRVMPNTPCLVSAGASAFAMGTSATREDAELVKSLLETVGIAVEVPESLLDAVTGLSGSGPAYVYQIIEALSDGGVRMGLPRQVATQLAAQTLLGAAQMVLETGEHPGALKDAVTSPGGTTITGLHALERGGVRASLMNAVEAATKRSQELGST from the coding sequence ATGACGAACACACACCGCGTTGGATTCATTGGCACCGGACGTATGGCGACTTCACTGGCCGCAGGTTTGCGGTCGGCTGGGTTGGTAGATGCATCATCGCTATTTGGGACCGATGTGGTCGCAGCAGCGGCGGCAGAATTTCAGAAACAGACCGACGGCCAAATTGTCGACTCGGTTGCGGACTTGGCTGCAAAATCCGATGTCGTGTTTCTGTCGGTGAAACCGCAACATATGGGTGGGGTGCTGGACGGATTGTCGGACTCGCTGACCGACTCGCATTTGGTTGTTTCGATTGCCGCTGGTGTGCCGCTGCAAACGATGACCACCCACTTGGGCGAACAACGACGGTTGGTGCGTGTGATGCCCAATACGCCATGTCTCGTCAGCGCGGGGGCGTCAGCGTTCGCGATGGGGACGAGTGCCACACGTGAGGACGCGGAGTTGGTCAAGAGTCTGCTCGAGACTGTGGGGATTGCAGTTGAGGTTCCCGAGTCGTTGTTGGATGCCGTAACCGGGCTTTCAGGCAGTGGCCCGGCCTATGTGTATCAGATCATCGAGGCCCTCAGCGATGGTGGTGTTCGTATGGGGTTGCCTCGACAGGTCGCCACGCAATTGGCGGCTCAAACGCTCTTGGGAGCCGCTCAGATGGTACTCGAAACTGGCGAACATCCGGGAGCGCTTAAGGACGCTGTTACGAGTCCCGGGGGAACAACCATCACCGGTTTGCATGCCTTGGAACGCGGTGGCGTGCGGGCTTCGTTGATGAACGCCGTCGAAGCCGCTACGAAGCGGTCCCAGGAACTTGGCTCGACGTAG
- a CDS encoding CIA30 family protein — translation MLFRTMLIVLSIGGATRAADHSEPRTLFNFNAADAAKQWQSVNDGVMGGRSDGSFKISNNQTMQFFGTLSLENNGGFASVRTRPTKLNLKQGDEFVLRVRGDGREYNLNLYPSTAQIAFSYRASFRTKKDKWIEVRIPLEKFAATSFGQVVKTAKFDPDEIDKIGILLGDKQAGPFRLEVDWIKVDNGRGEMLNARCEGMYPHHLQGVCTDEKSIYWSFTTTLVKTDMNGKLIKKIPVANHHGDLCHRDGKLYVAVNLGKFNDPNGNADSWIYVYDAESLQEVARHETQEVFHGAGGIGHRNGHYFVVGGLPDGVNENYAYEYDDSFKFVKKHTVKSGHTHLGIQTATFAHDRWWFGCYGDPRILLVTDANFEMKGRYKLDCSLGIEGLSNGRLLVARGQCKKATGCIGIVQSALPDQEAGFKLLDASDEPK, via the coding sequence ATGCTATTTCGAACGATGTTGATAGTCTTATCTATTGGTGGAGCAACACGGGCTGCTGATCATAGCGAACCTCGGACGCTGTTCAATTTCAACGCTGCCGATGCGGCCAAACAATGGCAGAGTGTGAATGACGGTGTGATGGGCGGTCGCTCCGACGGAAGTTTCAAGATTAGCAACAATCAGACGATGCAGTTTTTCGGAACGCTGTCTCTAGAAAATAACGGCGGATTTGCCTCGGTAAGGACACGCCCCACGAAACTCAATCTCAAGCAGGGCGACGAATTTGTCCTGAGGGTTCGTGGCGACGGCCGGGAATACAACCTAAATCTATACCCGTCGACTGCCCAAATTGCCTTTTCGTATCGAGCATCGTTCAGGACAAAGAAAGACAAGTGGATCGAAGTCCGCATTCCGCTTGAGAAATTCGCGGCGACCTCATTTGGGCAAGTTGTAAAGACCGCAAAATTCGATCCCGATGAGATCGATAAGATTGGGATTCTTCTCGGCGACAAGCAGGCCGGCCCGTTCCGATTGGAAGTCGATTGGATCAAAGTTGATAACGGCCGCGGAGAGATGTTGAATGCTCGTTGCGAAGGAATGTATCCACATCATCTGCAGGGAGTGTGTACCGATGAGAAATCAATTTATTGGTCGTTCACGACGACGCTTGTGAAGACCGACATGAACGGCAAGTTGATCAAGAAGATCCCAGTCGCTAATCATCATGGCGATCTTTGTCATCGCGATGGGAAACTCTATGTCGCTGTGAACCTCGGGAAATTCAACGACCCCAATGGCAATGCTGACTCATGGATTTACGTCTACGATGCTGAGTCACTTCAAGAGGTTGCTCGACACGAAACCCAAGAAGTCTTCCACGGTGCAGGTGGGATCGGTCATCGAAACGGTCACTACTTCGTCGTGGGCGGGCTACCAGATGGTGTGAACGAAAACTATGCCTATGAATACGACGACAGTTTTAAATTCGTGAAGAAACACACGGTCAAAAGCGGCCACACCCATTTGGGGATTCAGACCGCAACATTTGCTCACGACCGCTGGTGGTTTGGATGCTACGGCGATCCGAGAATTTTGCTGGTGACAGACGCCAACTTTGAGATGAAAGGCCGGTATAAACTTGATTGTTCGTTGGGTATCGAGGGACTGTCCAATGGTCGGCTACTCGTGGCTAGAGGGCAATGTAAGAAAGCCACTGGCTGTATCGGCATCGTTCAGTCGGCACTACCCGATCAGGAAGCCGGTTTCAAGTTGCTAGATGCAAGCGACGAACCAAAGTAA
- a CDS encoding c-type heme family protein, producing MADDQTRNSGKSDQTKSNDSRLPSSVQEARGRAQLLHETIHGSLQVMHRDFFREDQGLPIPSHSLEDVFKELARSHQVHLRWLAIDARAMDIDHEPRSDFDKAAVKALKSGKEWFETQTEKSYQYVGAIRLSASCLKCHLPARSSNDDRTAGLVIRMSLKQESP from the coding sequence GTGGCAGACGACCAAACTCGGAACTCGGGGAAATCCGATCAAACGAAGTCGAATGACAGTCGTTTGCCAAGCAGCGTTCAAGAAGCCCGTGGTCGAGCGCAGCTGTTGCACGAAACCATCCACGGTTCTTTGCAAGTGATGCATCGCGATTTCTTTCGTGAGGACCAGGGGTTACCGATCCCCTCGCATTCGCTTGAGGATGTGTTCAAGGAGTTGGCACGCAGCCATCAAGTCCATCTCCGTTGGCTGGCCATTGATGCAAGAGCAATGGATATCGATCACGAACCGAGAAGCGATTTTGACAAGGCAGCGGTCAAAGCTCTCAAATCAGGGAAAGAGTGGTTCGAAACCCAGACGGAGAAATCGTATCAGTATGTCGGCGCAATTCGCCTTTCGGCCTCCTGCCTAAAATGCCACCTGCCGGCTCGAAGTAGCAATGACGATCGAACCGCAGGACTCGTCATTCGGATGTCACTCAAGCAAGAATCTCCATAA